A segment of the uncultured Desulfobulbus sp. genome:
CTATGAGCAGCACAAGTTCGGGAAGGATAACCATAGAGTGTGCCTTTCTTCGTGTTTCCCCAAACCCCGTCTTCCCAAAACGAGAAGACGGGGTTGGTCAAAGTAACAGTAATTGAAAACGTTATTTAAGCAGGAGCGACGTTACCTGGGTATGCTGCTGCCAGCTCTGGAACTGATCCAGTAAATGGGTCACCGATCCATGCATCAGATCAATAAAGGGCTGCGGCCCAAGACCAATCCAGAAGACAAAGAGGAGAAAGGGGGTGAGGACAACAATCTCCCGAATCCCCAGATCTTTGAGGTAGGACTGGTCAGGGTTGTTGGTGCCACCCCAGACGATTTTCTGCAGCATGCGCAGCATGTAGGCTGCTGCCAGCACGGCACCGGGAATAGCTGCCAGTGCCAGAAAAATATTATGTTCAAAGGTACCAGCCAACACCAGGAACTCGCCGACAAAGGAGTTGGTGCCGGGAAACCCGAAAGAAGAGAGCGAGAAAAAGGCGAGAAAAGTCACAAACCAGGGCATGTACTTGCCAACGCCAGAAGCCAGTGATAACTCACGGCTATGGGTCCGCTCATAAATCATCCCCACACAGAGGAAGAGACCACCGGTGGTCACACCGTGGTTAATCATCTGGAGGATAGCCCCCTCTACGCCGCGGGTATTGAGCACAAAAATACCCAGGGTAACAAAGCCCATATGGCCAACCGAGGAATAAGCGATCAGCTTTTTCATATCGTGCTGGGCAAGCGCAGTGAACCCACCGTAGATGATACCGGCGATGGACAGCCACAAAATGGGCTGAGCCAGAAGCACGGTGGCATCGGGTGTGATGGGCAAACAGAAACGCAGCAGACCATAGGTACCCATCTTCAGGAGGATGGATGCCAGGATAACCGAACCAGCGGTCGGGGCCTCAACATGCGCTGCAGGCAACCAGGTGTGGAAGGGAAACATCGGTACCTTGATCGCAAAGGCCAGAAAGAAGGCCAGGAACACCAGCACCTGAAAGGTCATTGAGTACGGCTGCCACATCATCTCCGGTATAAAGAAAGAACCGGATTTGAGATAGAGGGCAATAATCGCCACCAGCAGCAGAACCGAACCTGCCAGGGTGTAGAGAAAGAATTTGATCGATGCATAGGCCTTGCGAGGACCACCCCAGATCGCGATCAACAGATACATGGGGACGAGCATGAACTCCCAGAAGACATAGAACAGGATGAAATCAAGGGCGACAAATACGCCGATCATCGAGGTCTCCATCACCAGCAGGCAAAACATGAACTGGACAACCCGCTTCTGGATATACTTCCAGCTCGCCAGCACGCAAAAGGGCATGATGAAGGTGGTAAGCAGGACCAGCAGAATGGAGATACCATCCATACCAACGATGTAGTTGATGTGGAACTGGGGAATCCATTTGTAGGCCTCGGCAAACTGGTACTTGGTCGAGGCTGCATCAAACCCGGTCAACAGCGGAATGGAAAACAGGGCGGTCAGACTGGTAATGGCAAGTGCCCATCTGCGGGCAAACTCTTCACCATGGAAGAACAACAGCACCAGCGATCCCGCCAAGGGAAAAAAGATAAGAAAACTGAGGAGGGGAAAACCCTCTTTAATCACTAACAGATCCATGTGCTATTCCCCTTAAAGCAGCTGAAAAGTAATAAAGGTTATAAGCAGAACGGCAGCCAGCGAGAAAGCGTAGTACAAAGAGATCTGAATCTGACCACTCTGCAGCAGTCGTACCTTGCTGCCGATACCCCGTACCAGGCGAGCAATGCCGTCGACGACGCCGTCAATTGCATTCCAGTCAAACCAGCTCCAGAAACGGCTCATTGACATCAGTGAACTCAAACCAACCACCCGGTAGGCCTCGCCCCAAGCTGAATCCGTTGCCTGCAGTGGTTTCTTGACCAACCAGAGAAAGCCGCTCCCTGCCTTGCGATAGAGCCAATCGATATCCAGACAGATACGATCCACCG
Coding sequences within it:
- a CDS encoding NADH-quinone oxidoreductase subunit M, translating into MDLLVIKEGFPLLSFLIFFPLAGSLVLLFFHGEEFARRWALAITSLTALFSIPLLTGFDAASTKYQFAEAYKWIPQFHINYIVGMDGISILLVLLTTFIMPFCVLASWKYIQKRVVQFMFCLLVMETSMIGVFVALDFILFYVFWEFMLVPMYLLIAIWGGPRKAYASIKFFLYTLAGSVLLLVAIIALYLKSGSFFIPEMMWQPYSMTFQVLVFLAFFLAFAIKVPMFPFHTWLPAAHVEAPTAGSVILASILLKMGTYGLLRFCLPITPDATVLLAQPILWLSIAGIIYGGFTALAQHDMKKLIAYSSVGHMGFVTLGIFVLNTRGVEGAILQMINHGVTTGGLFLCVGMIYERTHSRELSLASGVGKYMPWFVTFLAFFSLSSFGFPGTNSFVGEFLVLAGTFEHNIFLALAAIPGAVLAAAYMLRMLQKIVWGGTNNPDQSYLKDLGIREIVVLTPFLLFVFWIGLGPQPFIDLMHGSVTHLLDQFQSWQQHTQVTSLLLK